From Mucilaginibacter rubeus, a single genomic window includes:
- a CDS encoding glycoside hydrolase family 2 protein — protein sequence MRSACFKIWIALLFVINWSVSHGQETQKLFLSGTGSDHTVNWQFYCTAGNNSGKWTTIPVPSNWEFQGFGKYNYGLAKDSLKGKEQGLYKYEFNVPTSWQGKAINIVFDGSMTDTEVKLNGKSAGPIHQGSFYRFKYDVSALLNYGKPNLLEVTVSKHSANASVNAAERKGDFWIFGGIFRPVFLEAAPKSHISYYAVDAKANGNLKAQLKLASVKSGTVTGQVYTLAGQKFGAAFSVKVNAGDTVANISTHVASPKLWSPEFPNLYNVVFTLNENGKPVHIVKQRIGFRTVELREHDGIYVNNVKIKFKGVNRHSFWPTTGRALSKKVSIEDVQLMKDMNMNAVRMSHYPPDDHFLDVCDSLGLFVLDELTGWHHAYDDVVGSKLAKELIEKDINHPSIVIWDNGNEGGFNFNLDHWFDELDLQKRPLIHPWGIFRGTNTQHYINYDYGTNTGINGHEVFFPTEFLHGLYDGGGGAGLDDFWKQMWHTPISAGGFIWDFADEAVVRTDKNGELDSDGDHGPDGIVGPYHEKEGSYYAIKEIWSPVYLEPREITPAFNGMLRLENRYAYTNLKQCTFSYKLATLNGAGSTSKTGTITSPDVAPGQYGNLQLQLPHDWQNYDVLYISAFDVNKHELFTWSFPVSNHDQITNRIITKKGGSKAVITETDSLYKVKTGNGIELAFNRNSGILVSVKNAKGDIPFNKGPVLVEGQDQTGFEKLSYHYEADNLVVEAVFPPKKSEPLLKWIIYPSGWVQLDLKYWPIGEDATLMGVNFSFPEKEIKGVTYMGDGPYRVWKNRMKGTSLGVWDKTYNNTVTGQGKVVYPEFKGYYSNLYWMKLQTTGQPVTIVCNSRDVFMRLFTPANPAKVYNTAPAFPSGDISFMHGITPIGTKSQKPEKLGPGGQKNQYFNYDRNIEDALSLNLYFDFSGK from the coding sequence ATGAGATCTGCCTGCTTTAAAATATGGATTGCTTTACTGTTTGTTATCAACTGGTCGGTAAGCCATGGCCAGGAAACGCAAAAGTTATTCCTTTCGGGTACAGGGAGCGACCATACCGTAAACTGGCAGTTTTACTGTACCGCGGGCAATAATTCAGGTAAATGGACTACCATTCCGGTGCCATCAAACTGGGAGTTTCAGGGCTTTGGCAAGTACAATTATGGGCTTGCAAAAGATAGTTTAAAAGGTAAGGAACAAGGACTTTATAAATACGAGTTTAACGTGCCCACGTCATGGCAGGGCAAGGCAATCAATATTGTTTTTGATGGCTCGATGACCGATACCGAAGTGAAACTAAACGGCAAATCGGCCGGGCCAATTCATCAGGGATCATTTTATCGTTTTAAATATGATGTAAGCGCTTTGCTCAACTACGGAAAACCGAACCTGCTGGAGGTAACAGTATCCAAACATTCGGCCAATGCATCGGTAAACGCGGCCGAACGCAAAGGTGATTTCTGGATCTTCGGCGGAATATTCAGGCCGGTATTTCTGGAGGCGGCACCTAAATCGCACATCAGTTACTACGCCGTTGATGCAAAAGCCAATGGTAATTTAAAAGCACAATTGAAACTTGCATCTGTAAAAAGCGGCACGGTAACCGGGCAGGTGTATACCTTGGCTGGGCAAAAGTTTGGTGCTGCCTTTTCTGTAAAAGTTAACGCGGGTGATACCGTTGCCAACATTAGCACGCATGTTGCCTCGCCAAAATTATGGTCACCGGAGTTTCCTAACCTGTATAATGTGGTGTTTACGCTGAATGAAAATGGCAAGCCTGTTCATATCGTAAAACAACGTATCGGTTTCCGTACGGTTGAGTTGAGGGAGCATGACGGCATTTATGTGAACAACGTAAAGATCAAGTTTAAAGGCGTAAACCGCCATTCGTTTTGGCCAACTACAGGCAGGGCCTTAAGTAAAAAAGTAAGTATCGAAGATGTTCAGCTCATGAAGGATATGAACATGAACGCCGTGCGTATGTCGCATTACCCGCCCGATGATCATTTCCTGGACGTGTGCGATTCATTAGGCCTTTTTGTATTGGATGAGCTCACCGGCTGGCACCATGCTTATGATGATGTGGTAGGATCGAAATTAGCGAAAGAGCTTATCGAAAAAGATATCAACCATCCATCCATCGTGATATGGGACAACGGTAACGAGGGCGGTTTCAACTTTAACCTCGATCATTGGTTTGATGAACTGGATCTTCAAAAACGCCCGCTCATCCATCCATGGGGGATCTTCCGCGGAACAAACACACAGCATTATATCAATTATGATTACGGTACCAACACAGGCATAAACGGGCATGAAGTATTTTTCCCGACCGAGTTTTTACACGGCCTATATGATGGCGGCGGCGGTGCCGGACTGGATGATTTCTGGAAACAGATGTGGCATACCCCGATCTCGGCAGGTGGTTTTATCTGGGATTTTGCCGATGAAGCCGTAGTGCGTACAGATAAAAACGGCGAGCTTGACAGCGATGGCGACCATGGCCCCGATGGTATAGTAGGCCCTTACCACGAAAAAGAAGGTAGCTACTATGCTATTAAAGAAATCTGGAGTCCGGTTTACCTCGAGCCCCGCGAAATAACTCCCGCGTTTAACGGTATGCTTCGTTTAGAAAATAGGTACGCCTATACTAACCTCAAACAATGCACATTCAGCTATAAACTGGCTACACTTAATGGCGCCGGTTCAACAAGTAAAACCGGTACCATCACTTCGCCGGATGTTGCGCCCGGTCAGTACGGAAACTTGCAACTGCAATTGCCTCACGACTGGCAAAATTATGATGTGCTGTATATATCGGCTTTTGATGTAAATAAGCACGAGCTGTTTACCTGGAGTTTCCCGGTAAGCAACCACGATCAAATCACCAACCGCATCATCACAAAAAAAGGCGGAAGTAAGGCGGTAATTACCGAGACAGATTCGCTGTATAAAGTAAAAACCGGCAACGGGATCGAACTGGCGTTTAACCGTAATTCGGGCATATTGGTTAGTGTGAAAAATGCTAAAGGTGATATTCCTTTTAACAAGGGCCCTGTTTTGGTTGAAGGACAGGATCAAACAGGTTTTGAAAAACTCAGCTATCATTACGAGGCAGACAACCTGGTAGTTGAAGCGGTATTCCCGCCTAAAAAATCAGAGCCATTACTGAAATGGATTATCTACCCATCGGGCTGGGTGCAGCTTGATCTTAAATACTGGCCAATTGGCGAGGATGCTACGTTAATGGGTGTTAATTTCTCCTTCCCCGAAAAAGAGATCAAAGGCGTAACCTACATGGGCGATGGCCCTTACCGGGTATGGAAAAACAGGATGAAGGGTACATCGTTGGGTGTATGGGATAAAACCTATAACAACACCGTAACCGGGCAGGGCAAAGTTGTTTATCCCGAGTTTAAAGGCTATTACTCCAACCTGTATTGGATGAAGTTGCAAACTACAGGGCAGCCTGTAACCATTGTATGCAACAGCCGCGATGTTTTTATGCGCCTGTTCACGCCGGCAAACCCTGCAAAGGTTTACAATACAGCTCCGGCTTTTCCATCGGGCGATATTTCATTTATGCATGGTATCACGCCAATAGGCACCAAATCGCAAAAGCCTGAAAAACTCGGGCCAGGCGGACAAAAGAACCAATATTTTAATTACGACAGGAATATAGAAGACGCGCTTTCGCTAAACCTGTATTTCGACTTTTCGGGTAAATAA
- a CDS encoding alpha-L-rhamnosidase → MRRLLAHISLAVAVMLTCLGNCYADARIGLQNLKCEMLNNPLGIGTNKPRLSWQIISDVRNTRQIAYQIIVASTPEKLTAGQGDLWDSRKVNSAESIMISYAGKPLVSRAVCYWKVRVWTNNGASAWSQPAKWSVGLLNPADWKARWIGCDRGFAWDSVSKFSRLSARYYRRGFSLNKAIKQATAYIVGLGHYELYVNGQIIGDQVLAEAPTDYTQSVKYNTFDVTGYLKQGGNAIGTVLGNGRYFTMRPKYKPKKIKEFGFPKMLLQLEVEYTDGTKQTIISDNSWHFTADGPIRTNNEYDGEEYDATKEFSGWNTPGFDDSQWLKAELVQAPGGKLGAQMNEPIRVMDTVKPVSISQLKKDVWILDMGQNMAGWIQMRVKGTRGDKVTLRYAETLQPNNELYVANLRDAKVTDVYTLKGGAEETWHPVFVYHGFRYVEISGYPGKPELADFEGQVVYDALPTIGSFETSDAIVNKIYHNAYWGILSNYKGMPVDCPQRNERMPWLGDRAVGSLGESFVFANGNFYAKWLDDIAQSQTLVGAIPDVAPAYWNYYSDNMTWPGTYILVADMLYRQFADKAPIEKHYASMKKWMDYMRVKYMKNNIIIKDKYGDWCVPPESLELIHAKDSSLNTDGQLIATAYYYHLSGLMEKFATMLHKPADAQFFAVIKQAVAKAFNDKYFDQPTSKYSNNTVTANLLPLYFGITPSANKQAVFKNIVAKINEAHDHISTGVIGTQWLMRGLAEFGRPDLAWKIASNTTYPSWGYMAERGATTIWELWNGDTANPAMNSRNHIMLLGDLITWFYQDVAGIKTANAGFKQLVMQPAIIKGLDSVNASYQTAYGLIKSSYTNTKSSFNWHVTVPPNSSALVYVPAKNTDAVTEGGKKVSAIKDIKPVKMENGRAILSIGSGDYDFEVKY, encoded by the coding sequence ATGAGAAGGTTGCTCGCACATATCAGTTTGGCTGTGGCGGTTATGTTAACCTGCCTGGGCAATTGCTATGCAGATGCCCGTATCGGTTTGCAAAACTTGAAATGCGAAATGCTGAACAACCCTTTAGGCATCGGCACTAATAAACCACGGTTAAGCTGGCAGATCATAAGCGATGTCCGTAACACCAGGCAGATAGCTTATCAAATTATAGTAGCCTCAACTCCCGAAAAACTAACAGCCGGGCAGGGCGATCTGTGGGATTCGCGCAAAGTAAATTCTGCTGAATCCATCATGATCAGCTACGCGGGCAAGCCCCTCGTGAGTCGTGCAGTATGTTACTGGAAAGTAAGGGTTTGGACAAACAACGGTGCCAGTGCCTGGAGCCAACCGGCTAAATGGAGCGTTGGACTTTTAAATCCTGCCGACTGGAAAGCCAGATGGATAGGCTGTGATCGTGGATTTGCCTGGGATAGTGTTTCCAAGTTTTCACGCCTTTCGGCCCGGTATTATCGCCGAGGGTTTAGTTTGAATAAAGCTATTAAACAGGCTACAGCCTACATAGTTGGCTTAGGGCATTACGAGTTATATGTAAACGGCCAAATCATCGGCGACCAGGTTTTGGCCGAAGCACCTACCGACTACACCCAATCCGTTAAGTACAATACTTTTGATGTTACAGGCTATTTGAAACAGGGAGGTAATGCCATAGGAACGGTATTGGGCAACGGCAGGTATTTTACCATGCGGCCAAAATATAAACCTAAAAAGATCAAGGAATTTGGTTTCCCAAAAATGCTGCTTCAACTGGAGGTAGAATATACAGATGGAACAAAGCAAACTATCATAAGCGATAACAGTTGGCATTTTACCGCTGATGGCCCTATCCGCACCAATAACGAATATGACGGTGAGGAATACGATGCTACCAAAGAATTTTCGGGATGGAATACTCCTGGTTTTGATGACAGCCAATGGCTTAAAGCCGAACTGGTGCAGGCCCCCGGTGGGAAGCTCGGCGCGCAAATGAATGAGCCGATCAGGGTGATGGATACGGTTAAACCTGTTAGCATCAGTCAGCTTAAAAAAGATGTGTGGATCCTGGATATGGGACAAAACATGGCGGGCTGGATCCAAATGCGTGTAAAGGGTACCCGGGGTGATAAAGTAACGCTCCGTTATGCAGAAACGCTGCAGCCCAACAATGAACTTTACGTAGCTAACCTTCGCGATGCCAAGGTAACCGATGTTTATACCCTGAAAGGCGGGGCGGAAGAAACCTGGCACCCGGTATTTGTGTACCATGGTTTCAGGTATGTAGAAATCAGCGGGTATCCCGGTAAGCCTGAATTAGCCGATTTTGAGGGGCAGGTGGTTTACGATGCCTTGCCAACCATCGGTAGTTTTGAAACATCTGACGCTATCGTCAACAAGATCTACCACAATGCTTATTGGGGGATCCTGAGCAATTACAAAGGTATGCCCGTAGATTGCCCGCAGCGCAACGAACGGATGCCATGGCTTGGTGACAGGGCGGTAGGCTCGCTTGGCGAAAGCTTTGTGTTTGCCAACGGTAATTTCTACGCCAAATGGCTGGATGATATTGCACAATCGCAAACCCTGGTGGGCGCTATCCCGGATGTAGCGCCCGCTTACTGGAATTATTACAGCGATAACATGACCTGGCCCGGCACTTATATCCTGGTGGCCGATATGCTTTACCGCCAGTTTGCCGATAAAGCGCCTATTGAAAAGCATTATGCCTCCATGAAAAAATGGATGGATTATATGCGGGTTAAGTACATGAAGAACAACATCATCATCAAAGATAAATACGGTGATTGGTGCGTACCGCCGGAATCACTTGAACTGATCCACGCCAAAGATTCATCACTGAATACAGACGGACAACTGATTGCCACTGCCTATTACTATCATTTATCAGGTTTGATGGAAAAGTTCGCGACAATGCTACACAAACCTGCTGATGCACAGTTTTTTGCTGTCATAAAGCAAGCCGTAGCTAAAGCTTTTAATGATAAATATTTTGATCAACCTACATCGAAATACAGTAACAATACAGTAACAGCCAACCTGCTGCCATTGTATTTCGGGATCACGCCATCGGCGAATAAACAAGCGGTATTTAAAAATATAGTGGCCAAGATCAACGAGGCGCATGATCATATCAGTACCGGTGTAATCGGCACCCAATGGCTCATGCGCGGACTTGCCGAGTTTGGCCGCCCCGATCTGGCCTGGAAAATTGCATCTAATACCACTTACCCAAGCTGGGGCTATATGGCCGAGAGGGGCGCTACTACCATCTGGGAATTATGGAATGGCGATACTGCCAACCCGGCTATGAATTCACGTAATCACATTATGCTGCTGGGCGATCTGATCACTTGGTTTTACCAGGACGTAGCCGGCATAAAAACGGCTAACGCCGGCTTTAAGCAACTGGTGATGCAACCGGCTATTATCAAAGGGTTGGATAGTGTTAACGCTTCGTACCAAACCGCCTATGGCCTTATAAAAAGCAGTTATACCAATACTAAAAGCAGTTTTAACTGGCATGTTACCGTACCGCCAAACAGTTCGGCGTTGGTTTATGTGCCTGCAAAAAACACGGATGCAGTCACCGAGGGCGGAAAGAAGGTATCGGCCATAAAAGATATTAAACCTGTAAAAATGGAGAATGGGAGAGCGATACTCAGCATAGGTTCGGGCGATTATGATTTTGAAGTAAAATATTAA
- a CDS encoding DUF3826 domain-containing protein, producing MKKLNMAGAMLIALLALAGTLKAQEQQVTKAVPSPEAQAKADAEVEKKATDWVASLSLTDTAKATRVKNVIATHLKAIRDWNNTHSYESVPAGIDPATGKTLSTMDRQIIINSSLPKSVHENLMTGLHNDLTEEQVETVLDKYTIGKVAFTLAGYKSIIPDLTPVEEAAILANLKQAREQAVDFKNIKQVSAIFEIYKTKNEQYLNSNGRNWHKLYGDYTKAIIAKKAADKVAKDKAATQK from the coding sequence ATGAAAAAATTAAACATGGCGGGTGCTATGCTAATAGCCTTATTAGCGCTGGCGGGTACGTTGAAAGCCCAGGAGCAACAGGTAACTAAAGCAGTCCCATCTCCCGAAGCCCAGGCCAAAGCCGATGCTGAGGTTGAAAAGAAAGCTACGGATTGGGTTGCCTCATTATCGCTTACCGATACAGCAAAGGCTACCCGCGTAAAAAATGTGATAGCAACCCACCTCAAAGCCATCCGCGATTGGAACAATACCCATTCCTATGAATCAGTTCCGGCAGGTATTGATCCGGCTACGGGTAAAACTTTGAGCACCATGGACAGGCAGATCATCATTAATTCATCGCTGCCAAAATCGGTACACGAAAACCTGATGACTGGTTTGCATAACGACCTGACCGAAGAGCAGGTTGAAACCGTGCTTGATAAATACACCATTGGTAAAGTAGCTTTTACGCTGGCTGGTTATAAGTCTATTATCCCCGACCTGACACCGGTTGAAGAAGCTGCAATCCTCGCTAACCTGAAGCAAGCCCGCGAACAGGCAGTCGATTTTAAGAATATCAAGCAGGTATCGGCCATTTTCGAGATTTACAAAACCAAAAACGAACAATACCTCAACAGCAACGGCCGCAATTGGCACAAACTATACGGCGATTATACCAAAGCAATCATCGCAAAAAAGGCTGCTGACAAAGTTGCAAAAGATAAGGCTGCCACTCAAAAATAA